One part of the Amphiura filiformis chromosome 5, Afil_fr2py, whole genome shotgun sequence genome encodes these proteins:
- the LOC140153374 gene encoding fatty acid-binding protein, adipocyte-like yields the protein MAENASPADFNGTWKLESTSPNFEELLAAMNVNFVVRKAAANVSPEITIKQDGDDFTIIMKVPLKTTEMKFKVGEEFKDKHPLKDEENQVLVTWDGNALVQKCVNNDKNPVLTRTIEDGKLVVKQKLGDIEAHRIFVKC from the coding sequence ATGGCAGAAAACGCATCACCAGCCGATTTCAACGGAACATGGAAGCTTGAAAGCACCAGTCCTAACTTTGAAGAGCTACTCGCGGCAATGAACGTCAATTTTGTCGTACGGAAAGCCGCCGCGAATGTGAGTCCTGAAATCACCATCAAACAAGACGGTGATGATTTTACCATCATTATGAAGGTGCCACTCAAAACGACCGAGATGAAGTTCAAGGTGGGTGAGGAGTTTAAGGACAAACATCCCTTGAAAGATGAGGAGAATCAAGTACTGGTTACTTGGGATGGCAATGCATTGGTGCAGAAGTGTGTCAACAATGATAAGAACCCGGTCTTGACCCGTACCATAGAAGATGGCAAGTTGGTCGTCAAGCAGAAGTTGGGTGATATTGAAGCCCACAGGATCTTCGTCAAATGCTGA